The following DNA comes from Flammeovirgaceae bacterium.
CTTTCAGATCGGGCAACCCAAATACCGGTCATTGGTGCTAAAACTTACCTATTGGCTTAATCTTTAGGATAAAAATCCGTAAATTAAGAACAAAGGAGCAAAACAGGTGTTTAAACACTGTTTTTGACAAGTCGCACCATAAACTATTCTCGCCATGAAAAGGATAATTTCATTACTCGCATTGAGCACCCTGGCAAGCTTTGGCTATGCACAGGCCACCTGGAACATTGATCCGGCACACAGCAAGATCGGCTTCAACGTCACCCACATGGTGGTGTCAGAGGTGGAGGGCAACTTTAAACAATTTGAGGGCAAAGTGACCTCTAAAACCAATGACTTTGACGGGGCACAGGTGGAATTTAAGGCACAGGTGGCCTCGGTAAGCACCGACAACGAAAAAAGGGACGGGCATTTGCGCTCGGACGACTTTTTTAATGCAGAGAAGTTTCCTACCATAACTTTTAACGGGAACCTGGTGAAGCAGGGGGGCAAATACCAGTTGAGGGGCAAGCTCACCATGCGTGACGTGACCAAGGATGTCACCTTTGACGTTGCCTACGGGGGAATGATAAAAACAGCGCAAGGAATGAAGGCAGGTTTTAAGCTAAATGGAAAGCTCAACCGGCAGGAGTATGGGCTGAGGTGGAGCAATAAACTGGAGTCAGGGGAGTATGTAGTGGGGGACATCGTGGAGGTAGAGTGCAAATTGGAATTGAGCAAAGCATAAGGCTATATTTATGGAAAGTATGACGGTATACCAACGGATTTTCCTTTCCTTGCCTCTTCCAAAATGGAGATAAAAGAAGAAATCAAGCAGTCCCGTTTTCGGAACCATTACCAGGAAGCCGCCATAAACATCCTCTACACGGCAGGGTGGCTTGCCAACCAGCACAAGGATTTCTTTGCCCAATTTGATATTACATCCCAACAATTCAACATCCTTTCCATTTTGAGGGGCCAGCATCCCAATCAGATATCGGGATCGGAAATCAAATCCAGGATGATGGACAAAAATTCCGATGTTTCCCGCCTGCTGGACCGCCTGCTGTCGAAAGGGCTGATCGTGAAGGCCACCTGCCCCGAAGACAAACGTGCTGCCAATATCTCCATAAGCGCCCAGGGGTTGGAACTGCTCAAAAAATCGGACGCCCAAATAAGCCAACTGGACAACATCCTGGGCAACCTCAACGAAAAAGAGGCCAGCCAACTCAGCAGGCTGCTCGACAAGGCCAGGGGCTAGGCTAGGTATTTTTTATCTCTGCTTTCACAAAGTCCATAAGCTCCCTGATGTACGCCTTGCTAAAATCAAAGCGGATGCCTGCTGCTTCATAGATTTCCGGAATGGTTTTCATATAGCCCAGCTTCAGGGCATTCATATACCCCTGCAACCCTTTCGCGGGGTCCCGCCTGTAGTTCCTCCACACGGCAATTGCCCCCAATTGGGCCATTCCGTATTCTATGTAGTAGAATGGCACTTCGTACAAATGCAACTGCTTCTGCCACATGTAGTCCTTCCCCTCCTGAAGGCCGCCCCATTCGGTAACGCCATCGGAGAACTCATCCAATATCCTGTTCCAGTTTGCCTTTCTTTCCTCCGTGTTGTGGCCGGGGTTCCCATAGGCCCAATGCTGGAATTTATCAATGGTGGCCACCCAGGGAAGCGTGGAGATCAAATCTTCGAGGTGTTCCAATTTGGCGCGCCTCAAGTCCGCTTCATTGTCAAAGAAAACATCCCAATGGTCCATGGAAATCAACTCCATTGACATGGAGGCCAGCTCGGCCACCTCCATGGGGGGCGATTTGAAGTCGTTGAGGGGCAAGTGCATGGTAAGGAAATTATGCACCGCGTGCCCTCCTTCGTGCATGATGGTGGTCATGTCCCTGAGGGTGGAGGTGGCGTTCATAAAAATAAATGGGACACCGGTTTCCGCCAGCGGGTAATTGTAGCCACCTGGCGCTTTTCCTTTTCTTGAGTCCAGGTCCAAGTGCCCCATTTCGCGCATAATGCCCAGGCATTGGCCCAAATATGGGTCCAGGCGGGCAAACACTTCCATCGCCTTCCCCGTTAGGTCTTTACCATCCGCAAACGCCTTTAATGGCTCCCTGCCCTCAGGGTCCACCGCCTTGTCCCAAGGTCGCAACTTGTCCACTTTCAATTTCCCTTTGCGTTGCCGGGCCATTTGGTCCAGTATGGGGACCACCTCGGAATGGATGGCTTCATGAAATTGAAAACAGTCTTCTGGCGTATAATCGAACCTGCCTAAGGACTTGAACATATAGTCCCTGAAATTGGAAAAACCCGCATTGGAGGCCACCTTGTGCCTAAGCTGCACCAACTCCGAAAACAGTTCGTCCAGGGCCAGTTTGTCCTGAAGCCTGCGCCCAAGTATTTCCCTGTACACTTTTTCCCTCTTTTCCCTGTCGGTGGACATCAGCAACACCCCGGCCTGTTGCAGGGTCAATTCTTTTCCGTCCACTTCCACCGTCATGGCGCCCGTAACCTGGCCATATTTTTGGGCCTTCATGTTGATTTCGGTAAACAAGGGAATGTTTGCTTCCCTAAACAGTTCGATTTCCTTCCGGATGTTCCGCACCATCATGTTGTACCCCTCCTGCCGTTCCAGTGGTTTTAAGTGGGGGCACGCCATCAATTTCCTGTTGAGGGCATCGGACAATGGGGACATGTGGGGCTGTATGTTTTCCACAAAATCCTGATAGTGTTTTCTGTATTCCTCGTTTTCGGTATGGCACGTCATGCGGATGTACCTCCACCCGGCCTCTTCGGAAATGACGGACTCCAGTTCACTGCGGTCTTTCAGCCACTTTTCAAGCTGACCGGAAGAGGACAGCCCTACTTCCAACAACCGGTCAAAATAGGGTTTTAAAGCTTCCCAGGTGGTTATTTTAAAATCTTCAGTCAGGAATTGGCGCGCAGGCCTTTTTGGAATGGACAGTGCAGGGCTCATGAATATATGTATTGAACAAAAAGATGGGCAAAATTAGCCAAATTGATTGTTCAACCCAGCACATGGGGCATTTCCCATCCCATTTATAGCCATGTAAATCGATCTGGGCCACGGGCCTTGAAGCAGCCATCCCAGGAATATTTCGAGTGTATTTTGAAGCCCCAAAGTTGTATACTTACGCACCATGAAAATACTTATCGATGTGCTTGGCTGGATAGGGTCGGTGGAAGTAATCCTGGCCTATGGGCTCAACAGCTACCATAAAATCAATGCCGGCTCGTTGCTGTTCCAACTGCTCAACCTCACCGGGGCGGTGTTTTTGATTACCAACACCGTTTACTACGGTGCCTTCCCCTCTGCCGTCATCAATGTGGTATGGGTGGCCATTGCCATCCCCGCCATTTTCAAAATAATAAGAAAGGACAAACTCCTCGAAAAAGGGCAATAAGCTACGAACAAACCGCCACGGTTTGCCCATGATTTTATACCTTTCCCAAAAAACAATCCCTATGAAAAAACTTGCCTTGCTCCTATTTGCCGGTGCCCTCAGCGTGAACTTCGCCCTTGCCCAACCGAAAACATCGGGCAAGCAGCTCAAAGAATTTGATGCCTGGGTGGAAAATGCCCGTAAGGAATGGGGGGCCGTGGGGCTGGCCGTTACGGTGATCAAAGACAATGAGGTGATATTCAAAAAAGGGTATGGCCTGCGCCAGTTGGGCACCCATGATGCCGTGGACACCAATACCCTATTTGCGTGCGCCTCCACCACCAAGGCCATGACGGCCACCTGTATGGGCATGTTGGTGGACGAAGGCAAGGTAAATTGGGACGACCGCGTGATCCAATACCTTCCCGGGTTTCAGCTCTACGATCCCTACGTAACGAGGGAATTGAGGATAAGGGACCTTTTCCTGCACAACAGTGGTGTGGGAAATACCGACTTCCTTTGGGGCTTTATGGATATCGGTAGCGACAACATTTTGGAAAAGATGCGATGGGTCAAGCCCAGCTATTCGTTTAGGTCTGGGTTTATTTACCAGAATATCTTTTACCTCGTGGCCGGCAAGGTAATAGAAAAAGTAAGCGGCCACCCGTGGGACGAATTCATTCAGGAGAGGATATTTGGCCCCTTGGGAATGTCCAATACCTACCCGTCACTACAGGCTGCGCCCACTGCCAACCGCACAAAGCCGCACATGAAGGTAGACGGCAAGCTGATGGTGATCGAAGACATGAGTGCCGATGCCATTGGCCCTGCCGGTTCGGTATGGTCATCAATCGATGACATGGGAAAGTGGGCCTTGTGCATGCTCGACAGCGGCAAATACACGGGCGGGCGCCTGGTAAGCCCCAAAACGTGGGAAGAAATGACAAAAGCGCAAACGCTGGTGCCCTCCTCGGAATTTTACCCCACCGCACAGCTCACCAAACCGAATTTTACCACTTACGGGATGGGATGGTTCCAACACGACTACAAAGGAAGAAAAGTAAACTTTCACACAGGTAGCCTTCCCGGGTCCATTGCCATTCATGGCCAGCTGCCGGAGGAAAAAATTGCCGTATATGTATTTGGCAATACGGACCACGTGGAGGTGCGCCATGCCATCATGTACAAGGCCTTCGACCTTTTTGCACTGGGCGGGGCCACCGACTGGGGCAGCGGTTTCCTTGCCCTTTACACAAAACTCGACAAAGCAGCGGAAGCAGCCCGAAAAAAGCAGGATGAAAAACGGGTTATGGGCACAAAACCATCTTTGCCCCTGTCCGGGTACACAGGGGTTTACCAGGACAAACTGTATGGGACCGTGGAAGTAACGGCCACGGGCAGCCAATTGTCCGCCAACATCAACGACATGCACAAGGCCACCTTGGACCATTGGAACTATGATACGTTCAAAGGGCCCTTGGGGAAAAAGTGGGACGGGGAGGTAACCGCTCTCTTTCAACTCAATAGCGAAGGAAAAGTAACTACCCTCGACCTCTCAGGGTTTGTTTTGCAAAAGGTAAAGTAAAAGCAAAATCCCCCTACCTGCAGAAGGGTTTGCCAGGCAATAATAACTAGCTTTGTTGGTTAGAACACCAAACATGAAAAGACCTACTGTAATTGTATTGTTGGCAAGCCTGGCCTTATTCAGGTGTTCCTCCTCGCAAGAGCCCTTCTTTAAAATAACCACCCCGGAGGAATACCTCAACGAGATGTTGGACTACATGGAAGCCAACCATATCGATCGCAAGTCCATTGACTGGCCGGCCTTTAGGCAGGCCGTGCAACAAAAAGGGGCCGGTGCGGAGACCATTTCCGGTGCAGACGGGGCCGTACTATTGGCCCTCGAACTGCTCAACGACCAAACAAGTTTCCTGGTCACCAGCCAGGGCAAAGTCCTTGCCTTTAGCACCCCCTGCACTGATGCTGCCCCTCCCGAAGTAACCGT
Coding sequences within:
- a CDS encoding YceI family protein, whose product is MKRIISLLALSTLASFGYAQATWNIDPAHSKIGFNVTHMVVSEVEGNFKQFEGKVTSKTNDFDGAQVEFKAQVASVSTDNEKRDGHLRSDDFFNAEKFPTITFNGNLVKQGGKYQLRGKLTMRDVTKDVTFDVAYGGMIKTAQGMKAGFKLNGKLNRQEYGLRWSNKLESGEYVVGDIVEVECKLELSKA
- a CDS encoding MarR family transcriptional regulator — translated: MEIKEEIKQSRFRNHYQEAAINILYTAGWLANQHKDFFAQFDITSQQFNILSILRGQHPNQISGSEIKSRMMDKNSDVSRLLDRLLSKGLIVKATCPEDKRAANISISAQGLELLKKSDAQISQLDNILGNLNEKEASQLSRLLDKARG
- a CDS encoding M3 family oligoendopeptidase; the protein is MSPALSIPKRPARQFLTEDFKITTWEALKPYFDRLLEVGLSSSGQLEKWLKDRSELESVISEEAGWRYIRMTCHTENEEYRKHYQDFVENIQPHMSPLSDALNRKLMACPHLKPLERQEGYNMMVRNIRKEIELFREANIPLFTEINMKAQKYGQVTGAMTVEVDGKELTLQQAGVLLMSTDREKREKVYREILGRRLQDKLALDELFSELVQLRHKVASNAGFSNFRDYMFKSLGRFDYTPEDCFQFHEAIHSEVVPILDQMARQRKGKLKVDKLRPWDKAVDPEGREPLKAFADGKDLTGKAMEVFARLDPYLGQCLGIMREMGHLDLDSRKGKAPGGYNYPLAETGVPFIFMNATSTLRDMTTIMHEGGHAVHNFLTMHLPLNDFKSPPMEVAELASMSMELISMDHWDVFFDNEADLRRAKLEHLEDLISTLPWVATIDKFQHWAYGNPGHNTEERKANWNRILDEFSDGVTEWGGLQEGKDYMWQKQLHLYEVPFYYIEYGMAQLGAIAVWRNYRRDPAKGLQGYMNALKLGYMKTIPEIYEAAGIRFDFSKAYIRELMDFVKAEIKNT
- a CDS encoding serine hydrolase, which encodes MKKLALLLFAGALSVNFALAQPKTSGKQLKEFDAWVENARKEWGAVGLAVTVIKDNEVIFKKGYGLRQLGTHDAVDTNTLFACASTTKAMTATCMGMLVDEGKVNWDDRVIQYLPGFQLYDPYVTRELRIRDLFLHNSGVGNTDFLWGFMDIGSDNILEKMRWVKPSYSFRSGFIYQNIFYLVAGKVIEKVSGHPWDEFIQERIFGPLGMSNTYPSLQAAPTANRTKPHMKVDGKLMVIEDMSADAIGPAGSVWSSIDDMGKWALCMLDSGKYTGGRLVSPKTWEEMTKAQTLVPSSEFYPTAQLTKPNFTTYGMGWFQHDYKGRKVNFHTGSLPGSIAIHGQLPEEKIAVYVFGNTDHVEVRHAIMYKAFDLFALGGATDWGSGFLALYTKLDKAAEAARKKQDEKRVMGTKPSLPLSGYTGVYQDKLYGTVEVTATGSQLSANINDMHKATLDHWNYDTFKGPLGKKWDGEVTALFQLNSEGKVTTLDLSGFVLQKVK